The Candidatus Polarisedimenticolia bacterium genome has a segment encoding these proteins:
- the ndhC gene encoding NADH-quinone oxidoreductase subunit A yields the protein MSDSLLPVLLQLSIVVLMAAGILFLSWILGRRAAQRGRTDLSPYECGLPPFEGARKRFSVRFYLVAMLFILFDIEAAYLFPWATVFRHLGSTGFWQMAVFIFVLLLGYFYILRRGALDWD from the coding sequence GTGTCCGACAGCCTCCTGCCGGTTCTCCTGCAGCTCTCGATCGTCGTGCTGATGGCGGCGGGAATCCTGTTTCTTTCCTGGATCCTGGGGCGCCGGGCGGCGCAGCGAGGCCGCACCGATCTGTCCCCCTATGAATGCGGCCTCCCCCCGTTCGAGGGAGCCCGGAAGCGCTTCTCGGTCCGCTTCTACCTCGTGGCGATGCTCTTCATCCTGTTCGACATCGAGGCGGCCTATCTCTTCCCATGGGCGACGGTGTTCCGGCACCTTGGATCGACCGGCTTCTGGCAGATGGCCGTCTTCATCTTCGTCCTTCTCCTGGGCTACTTCTACATTCTCCGGCGCGGAGCGCTGGACTGGGACTAG